In Desulfonatronum thiosulfatophilum, a single window of DNA contains:
- the rpmF gene encoding 50S ribosomal protein L32 gives MALPKKKTSRSKRGMRRSHDSVAIPNPIYCECGELALSHRICSACGSYKGTQRIAVKEPDAEK, from the coding sequence ATGGCACTTCCCAAAAAGAAAACTTCCCGTTCCAAACGAGGCATGCGCCGTTCCCATGACAGCGTGGCAATCCCCAATCCCATTTACTGCGAGTGCGGTGAATTGGCGCTATCTCACAGGATTTGTTCCGCGTGCGGCTCGTACAAGGGAACGCAGCGCATTGCGGTAAAAGAGCCGGATGCAGAAAAATAA
- a CDS encoding YceD family protein has product MIELLIETSNLPVDGREFSFGEQRIWSDPIAEFQLPIRIAAPLTAEMRIQPHPDGCLIEGTIRGALVMACDRCVEEFEYALDVHFQEFEAYPGDEARQEDVWWIVAKDGLNYLNAAGFLWEQFQLALPEKPLCKVLCRGVCVTCGVNANLQTCDCDKPEPDARLAVFRSMKLS; this is encoded by the coding sequence ATGATTGAACTGCTTATCGAGACCTCGAATCTCCCGGTTGACGGCCGGGAGTTTTCTTTTGGTGAACAACGCATCTGGTCCGATCCCATTGCTGAGTTTCAGCTTCCGATACGCATTGCCGCTCCCTTGACCGCGGAGATGCGGATCCAGCCCCATCCGGATGGTTGCCTTATTGAGGGCACGATTCGCGGTGCGCTGGTCATGGCTTGCGATCGTTGCGTCGAGGAATTCGAATATGCCCTGGACGTCCATTTTCAGGAATTCGAGGCATATCCCGGCGATGAGGCCAGGCAGGAGGACGTCTGGTGGATTGTCGCCAAGGATGGCCTGAACTACTTGAATGCGGCAGGTTTTCTTTGGGAGCAGTTCCAGTTGGCCCTGCCGGAGAAACCCCTGTGCAAGGTGCTCTGCCGGGGCGTGTGTGTCACATGCGGCGTGAACGCCAATTTGCAAACCTGTGACTGCGACAAGCCCGAACCTGATGCACGGCTGGCGGTTTTTCGATCGATGAAACTCTCCTGA
- a CDS encoding HDOD domain-containing protein translates to MTEDLRTERKGQLLAVKDLPTLPTVLEEVSKLLEDPQSSSQQIAKLISRDQVLSAKVLKMVNSPIYGFPGRISTIQHALVLLGYNVIKGLIISTSVFELMTKSMFGLWEHSVGCAMACNAVAREAGFKEPEEYAVAGLLHDLGKVIVALQMPQAKEEIDALVRSEDLLYLEAEKKVLGFGHDRVNAWVADHWNLPLNLKIGIAGHHRPVTAQHYPKMACVVHVGDYLARVLEVGSGGDDLVPRLDPEALALLQLDLSHLDKVLDAVLVEVEDDGLSMGLG, encoded by the coding sequence ATGACCGAGGATCTCCGTACGGAACGCAAGGGGCAACTGCTGGCGGTCAAGGATCTCCCGACCCTGCCCACGGTCCTGGAAGAGGTTTCCAAGCTGCTGGAGGATCCCCAATCTTCATCCCAGCAGATCGCCAAGCTGATCTCGCGGGATCAGGTGCTTTCGGCCAAGGTTCTGAAAATGGTCAATTCCCCGATTTACGGTTTTCCCGGGCGGATCAGCACGATCCAGCATGCCCTGGTGCTTCTGGGCTACAATGTGATCAAAGGCCTGATCATCAGTACTTCGGTCTTTGAATTGATGACCAAGTCCATGTTCGGCCTCTGGGAGCACAGCGTGGGATGCGCCATGGCCTGCAACGCCGTGGCCCGGGAGGCCGGATTCAAGGAGCCGGAGGAATACGCCGTGGCCGGGCTGCTCCACGATCTGGGCAAGGTCATCGTGGCGTTGCAGATGCCGCAGGCCAAGGAGGAGATTGATGCCCTGGTGCGCAGTGAGGATCTGCTTTACCTGGAGGCGGAGAAAAAAGTGTTGGGCTTCGGGCACGACAGGGTCAATGCCTGGGTGGCGGATCACTGGAACCTGCCATTGAATCTGAAAATCGGCATTGCCGGGCATCACCGGCCCGTGACGGCCCAGCATTACCCGAAAATGGCCTGCGTGGTTCATGTGGGGGATTACTTGGCCCGGGTGCTGGAAGTGGGCTCCGGCGGCGATGACCTTGTTCCCCGGCTGGACCCTGAAGCCCTGGCCCTGTTGCAACTGGACCTGAGCCACCTGGACAAGGTTCTGGATGCCGTGCTGGTCGAGGTCGAGGACGACGGTTTGTCCATGGGGCTGGGATGA
- the gltX gene encoding glutamate--tRNA ligase → MSQVQVVTRFPPSPTGHLHVGGARTALFNWLWARKNGGKFILRIEDTDVARSTDEMTQGILDGMQWLGLDWDEGPYFQSRRVDLYNQYIDQLLQTGHAYNCSCTPEEVEAMRNEARATGAVPKYNGRCREKGLAAGPGQVVRFKTPLSGETQFRDLVKGPVSVPNTQLDDMILRRLDGMPTYNLAVVVDDVTMGMTHVIRGDDHLSNTPKQVLLYEALGRELPEFGHVPMILGPDKKKLSKRHGATSVTVYREMGYLPEAMVNYLVRLGWSHGDQEIFSMSELVEHFSLDHLGSAACVFDQSKLLWLNNHYIKNEPASRLAGLLATHLGEQGIGGADQEYLQAIVPLLQPRAGTMVEMAEMASFFVVDDRDLPMDEAAAKKFLTPEIKGRFGDLRRLLEAVSTFGQQELEASFKTYLEEQGLAFKVLAQPLRVALTGRTKSPGLFETMEVLGRERVLRRLARAEEQIAGE, encoded by the coding sequence ATGTCACAGGTACAGGTTGTCACACGTTTCCCGCCCAGCCCTACCGGGCACTTGCATGTGGGCGGAGCCCGCACGGCCTTGTTCAACTGGCTGTGGGCACGCAAGAATGGGGGCAAGTTCATATTGCGGATCGAGGATACGGACGTGGCCAGATCCACCGATGAAATGACCCAGGGCATCCTGGACGGGATGCAGTGGCTGGGACTGGACTGGGATGAGGGGCCGTACTTTCAAAGCCGCAGGGTGGACTTGTACAACCAGTACATCGATCAACTCCTGCAGACCGGGCATGCCTACAACTGCTCCTGCACGCCGGAAGAGGTGGAGGCGATGCGCAACGAGGCCCGGGCCACGGGGGCAGTGCCCAAGTATAATGGCCGGTGCCGTGAAAAAGGTCTGGCGGCCGGTCCCGGCCAGGTGGTTCGATTTAAAACCCCGCTCAGCGGCGAGACCCAGTTCCGGGACCTTGTCAAAGGGCCGGTCAGCGTCCCCAACACCCAGCTCGACGACATGATCCTGCGCCGGCTGGACGGCATGCCAACGTACAATCTGGCCGTAGTGGTGGATGACGTGACCATGGGCATGACCCATGTCATTCGGGGGGACGACCATCTCAGCAACACGCCCAAGCAGGTTCTGCTCTACGAGGCTTTGGGGCGGGAACTGCCGGAGTTCGGCCATGTGCCCATGATCCTGGGGCCGGACAAAAAGAAGCTGAGCAAGCGCCACGGGGCCACCTCCGTGACCGTCTACCGCGAGATGGGCTATCTGCCCGAAGCCATGGTCAACTACCTGGTGCGCCTGGGCTGGTCCCACGGAGACCAGGAAATCTTCTCCATGTCCGAACTGGTCGAGCATTTCAGCCTGGACCATCTGGGGTCAGCGGCGTGCGTGTTTGATCAAAGCAAGCTGCTTTGGCTGAACAACCATTACATCAAGAACGAGCCGGCGAGCCGCCTGGCCGGACTGTTGGCAACGCATCTGGGAGAGCAGGGAATCGGAGGAGCGGATCAGGAGTATTTGCAGGCCATTGTGCCGCTATTGCAGCCCAGGGCCGGAACCATGGTCGAGATGGCCGAGATGGCGTCGTTTTTCGTGGTCGATGATCGGGACCTGCCGATGGACGAGGCAGCGGCAAAGAAGTTCCTGACCCCCGAGATTAAAGGCCGGTTCGGGGATTTGCGCCGCCTGCTCGAGGCAGTCTCCACATTCGGTCAACAGGAGCTGGAAGCCTCGTTTAAAACGTACCTCGAGGAGCAGGGCCTGGCGTTCAAGGTTTTGGCCCAGCCTTTGCGTGTGGCCTTGACCGGCAGAACCAAAAGTCCGGGATTGTTCGAAACGATGGAAGTGCTGGGAAGGGAGCGCGTGCTCCGTCGTCTGGCCAGAGCGGAGGAGCAGATCGCCGGAGAGTAG
- the rpmB gene encoding 50S ribosomal protein L28, whose translation MSKVCDICGKRPHTGNNVSHANNKSKRRFLPNLQQVRAEMPNGETKRLKVCTRCIRSDAVTKPTAKAVAA comes from the coding sequence ATGTCCAAGGTTTGCGACATCTGCGGGAAACGTCCCCATACCGGCAACAACGTCAGCCATGCCAACAACAAGAGCAAGCGGCGCTTCCTGCCCAATCTCCAGCAGGTTCGCGCGGAAATGCCCAACGGCGAAACCAAGCGGTTGAAAGTGTGCACCAGGTGCATCCGCTCCGATGCGGTGACCAAGCCCACGGCCAAAGCCGTCGCGGCATAA
- a CDS encoding tyrosine recombinase XerC, with the protein MSWTADSPELSARGRMFMAHLGVEKGYAQATIDAYGLDLLQFERFIRDKGLDPDNPKSISRDHVRGYLAELHRKGIKRSSVARKLAGLRSYFRFLIRQDILQSNPCASIANPKQDVRHPTTLNVDQALQLMEASRKPDPRSLRDMALVELLYGSGLRISEALGLDLYDMDLKQGLVRVMGKGSRERLAPMTPDSVQRMRSYLEHRGAFSPQPEERAVFLGLRGGRLNRREGDRILNKAAKSAGISQHISPHVLRHSFATHLLESGADLRSVQELLGHARLSTTQRYTHLDLARVVRIYDQAHPLAVTQKTRERTKTAAEPLADSPENVRKQGQLVNPDPADEGTHG; encoded by the coding sequence ATGTCCTGGACCGCAGACAGTCCTGAGCTGTCCGCCCGCGGCCGGATGTTCATGGCACATCTGGGCGTTGAAAAAGGATATGCCCAAGCCACCATCGACGCCTATGGGTTGGACTTGCTGCAGTTCGAACGATTCATTCGGGACAAGGGCCTGGACCCGGACAATCCCAAAAGCATATCCCGGGACCATGTGCGGGGGTATCTGGCTGAACTGCACCGCAAAGGAATCAAACGCAGTTCCGTGGCCCGGAAACTGGCCGGACTACGTTCCTATTTCCGGTTCCTGATCCGGCAGGACATTCTCCAGTCCAATCCCTGCGCCTCCATTGCCAACCCCAAACAGGACGTCCGTCATCCCACGACCCTGAACGTGGACCAGGCCCTGCAGTTGATGGAAGCATCCCGAAAGCCTGATCCGCGTTCCCTGCGGGATATGGCGCTGGTGGAACTGCTCTATGGTTCTGGTTTGCGGATCAGCGAGGCCCTGGGACTGGACTTGTACGACATGGATTTGAAACAAGGGCTGGTCCGGGTGATGGGCAAGGGGAGCAGGGAGCGTCTCGCACCCATGACGCCGGACTCGGTGCAGCGGATGCGCTCCTATCTCGAACACAGGGGCGCGTTCAGTCCCCAACCGGAGGAGCGGGCCGTGTTTCTTGGCCTGCGCGGAGGCCGCCTGAACCGCCGCGAGGGTGACCGCATCCTGAACAAGGCGGCCAAATCGGCTGGGATCAGTCAGCACATCAGCCCCCATGTGCTCCGGCACAGTTTCGCGACTCATCTCCTGGAATCCGGTGCGGACCTGCGCAGCGTGCAGGAGCTTTTGGGCCATGCCCGCCTGAGTACCACGCAACGATATACGCACCTTGATCTGGCTCGGGTTGTCCGGATCTACGATCAGGCGCATCCCCTGGCCGTAACGCAAAAGACGCGAGAGAGAACAAAAACAGCAGCGGAACCGCTTGCCGACAGCCCTGAGAATGTCCGTAAGCAGGGGCAGTTGGTAAATCCGGATCCGGCCGATGAAGGCACGCATGGATGA
- a CDS encoding NifU family protein: MREKVEQVLDKVRPYLQRDGGNVELVDVTDDGVVTVRLTGACKGCPMSQVTLKNAVEKTILKELPEIHSVRAA, encoded by the coding sequence ATGCGCGAAAAAGTGGAGCAGGTTCTGGACAAGGTCCGGCCGTATCTGCAGCGTGACGGCGGCAACGTCGAACTGGTGGACGTGACGGACGACGGTGTGGTCACCGTACGTCTGACAGGAGCCTGCAAAGGATGCCCCATGTCCCAGGTGACGTTGAAAAATGCCGTGGAGAAGACCATTCTCAAGGAGTTGCCGGAAATCCATTCGGTCCGGGCGGCATAA
- the plsX gene encoding phosphate acyltransferase PlsX, whose amino-acid sequence MQKNKPCIAIDAMGGDFGPSVVVRGALDALRSDELKVILVGREAEIRAELEAANARDADVEIVHAEQVIEMQDKPSDALRRKKSSSIQIAFRLVKEGRADGVVSAGNSGATLACGMFTLGRIEGIDRPALAGILPTEKKPMVLIDVGANVDCKPHNLVQFALMADVLARSVLGVAKPRIGLMSIGEEEGKGNYQVKLAYDMLRKSSLNFKGNVEGRDVFTGDVDVVVCDGFVGNVVLKLSEGLALSLGRLLKRELLAGFWSRCGTLFSKGALRRFSRRIDYAEYGGAPLLGLKGIGIVCHGASNAKALNNAIHMAATFVKNRSNDHLLQELSVNRDLVQYRRSVQSSSASAVKKLDDPLDIDAANLANP is encoded by the coding sequence ATGCAGAAAAATAAGCCCTGCATCGCCATAGATGCCATGGGTGGGGACTTTGGTCCCTCCGTGGTGGTTCGCGGCGCCCTGGATGCCTTGCGTTCCGATGAATTGAAAGTGATTCTCGTCGGGCGGGAGGCCGAGATCAGGGCGGAACTTGAGGCCGCGAACGCGAGGGATGCCGATGTGGAAATCGTGCATGCCGAGCAGGTCATTGAAATGCAGGACAAGCCTTCGGATGCCTTGCGCCGCAAGAAAAGCAGTTCCATTCAGATTGCCTTTCGCCTAGTCAAAGAAGGGCGGGCGGATGGGGTGGTCAGCGCAGGCAATTCCGGGGCAACCCTGGCCTGCGGAATGTTCACCCTGGGGCGGATCGAGGGCATTGACCGGCCGGCGCTGGCCGGGATTCTGCCCACGGAAAAAAAGCCCATGGTGCTCATCGACGTCGGCGCCAACGTGGACTGCAAACCGCACAACCTTGTTCAGTTCGCCTTGATGGCCGATGTTCTGGCGCGGAGCGTGCTCGGCGTGGCCAAGCCCCGGATCGGCTTGATGAGCATCGGTGAGGAGGAGGGCAAGGGAAATTATCAGGTCAAGCTGGCATATGACATGTTGCGCAAGTCCTCCTTGAATTTCAAAGGCAATGTTGAAGGGCGCGACGTGTTCACCGGCGATGTCGACGTTGTGGTCTGCGATGGGTTTGTCGGCAACGTCGTTCTCAAACTCAGCGAAGGGTTGGCTCTGTCCCTGGGGCGCTTGTTGAAGCGTGAACTGCTGGCCGGTTTCTGGTCCAGGTGCGGTACTTTGTTCTCAAAGGGCGCCTTGCGCCGCTTTTCGCGACGTATCGATTATGCCGAATATGGCGGCGCTCCCTTACTGGGTTTGAAAGGCATCGGCATCGTCTGTCACGGAGCGTCCAATGCCAAAGCTCTGAACAATGCGATTCACATGGCCGCCACCTTCGTCAAGAACCGCTCTAACGACCACCTGCTGCAGGAACTGAGTGTAAACCGGGATCTTGTCCAATACAGGCGAAGCGTTCAGTCATCTTCGGCTTCAGCAGTCAAAAAACTTGACGATCCGCTCGATATTGATGCAGCCAACCTGGCCAATCCTTGA
- a CDS encoding beta-ketoacyl-ACP synthase III, with protein sequence MPIHIVGTGAFVPERVMTNLEIQQFVDTTDEWIVSRTGIQERRIAGPDESCSVLGARAAELALADSGLSADQVTHVILGTFTPDGYIPSSAAYVRRILGIPHGMAMDVSAACSGFLFALETARAMVTLHPEAVILVVGSEVVTSRLNWQDRGTCVLFGDGAGAAVVTSQPRPGSGMIVDVILDGDSSQSELLVVHGGGSAAPLKFGEPTGEDFFVQMQGREIFKHAVRSMASIANQILVRNGLHPSDIDLVIPHQANIRIIESLAKKMDLPMEKVFVNIEKYGNTSAASIPIAMAEARHKGLIPPGSKVMLTSFGGGLNWAAALLQF encoded by the coding sequence ATGCCGATTCATATTGTCGGAACTGGGGCCTTCGTTCCCGAGCGGGTGATGACCAATCTGGAAATCCAGCAATTTGTCGATACCACGGACGAATGGATCGTCAGTCGGACCGGGATTCAAGAACGGCGCATCGCCGGCCCTGATGAGTCCTGTTCCGTTCTGGGCGCCAGGGCAGCCGAACTGGCCCTGGCTGACAGCGGCCTGTCCGCGGATCAGGTCACGCATGTGATTTTGGGCACCTTTACCCCGGACGGCTACATTCCTTCCTCGGCCGCTTACGTTCGTCGTATACTGGGAATTCCGCACGGCATGGCCATGGATGTTTCCGCGGCCTGCTCCGGTTTTTTGTTTGCCTTGGAAACCGCACGGGCCATGGTCACGCTGCATCCGGAAGCCGTTATCCTTGTCGTGGGCAGCGAGGTGGTCACTTCGCGATTGAACTGGCAGGATCGCGGAACATGTGTTCTTTTCGGCGACGGCGCCGGAGCGGCCGTGGTCACTTCCCAACCCCGTCCCGGGAGCGGCATGATTGTCGATGTTATCCTGGACGGCGATAGTTCGCAGAGCGAATTGCTGGTGGTTCATGGCGGCGGTTCCGCCGCGCCGCTCAAGTTTGGTGAGCCGACAGGTGAGGATTTTTTCGTCCAGATGCAAGGACGCGAAATTTTCAAACACGCGGTCCGGTCCATGGCGAGTATCGCCAATCAGATTCTGGTTAGAAACGGCTTGCATCCTTCGGACATCGACCTGGTCATTCCGCACCAGGCCAATATCCGGATTATCGAATCCCTGGCAAAAAAGATGGATCTTCCAATGGAAAAAGTTTTCGTGAACATCGAGAAGTACGGAAACACTTCAGCGGCATCCATTCCCATCGCCATGGCCGAAGCCAGACATAAGGGATTGATTCCACCTGGAAGCAAAGTTATGTTGACCTCTTTTGGGGGAGGACTGAACTGGGCCGCGGCCTTGCTGCAGTTCTGA
- a CDS encoding GGDEF domain-containing protein, which yields MTRGRKLRFFLVCANSDRVAFFQGLRLDREVEWTVFQRGPMALEQVFNAPPDMLLVDADLPQLSGPTLVNMVKSENVYRQLPVVLCLTEEQQLETIDFHSVEADDFLLFPVSALEAKSRLSLALHRASRELDANPLTKLPGNTSIIQRIQDLIDRREPFALAYVDLDHFKSFNDKYGFSRGDEVLMMAGRVIVNTIRSFVGKLSFVGHVGGDDFVFILPPEVVEPACQRVIESFDGIVPHFYDQDDQERGYILSTDRKGNPQQFAMMSVSIAVVFNTDGRLKHFGEASQIAMNLKKKAKSIPGSSYVLDRRQS from the coding sequence ATGACCCGAGGGCGGAAGCTGCGTTTTTTCCTGGTCTGCGCGAATTCGGATCGGGTCGCGTTTTTTCAGGGGCTCCGGCTGGACCGCGAGGTGGAATGGACGGTCTTTCAGCGCGGCCCCATGGCGTTGGAGCAGGTTTTCAATGCCCCTCCGGACATGCTGCTGGTGGATGCGGATCTGCCGCAACTCTCCGGGCCGACCCTGGTGAACATGGTCAAAAGCGAGAACGTCTATCGGCAATTGCCCGTGGTGCTTTGTCTGACCGAGGAACAGCAACTGGAGACCATTGATTTTCACAGCGTGGAAGCGGATGATTTTTTGCTTTTTCCCGTTTCTGCACTGGAGGCGAAGTCCCGGCTCAGTTTGGCCCTGCACCGGGCTTCCAGGGAACTCGACGCCAACCCGCTGACCAAACTGCCCGGCAATACATCCATCATCCAGCGCATCCAGGACTTGATCGATCGCCGGGAACCTTTCGCCCTGGCCTACGTGGATCTGGATCATTTCAAGTCCTTCAACGACAAGTACGGCTTTTCCCGTGGAGACGAGGTGCTGATGATGGCCGGCCGTGTGATCGTGAACACCATCCGCTCTTTTGTCGGCAAGCTTTCCTTCGTGGGACACGTGGGAGGAGATGATTTCGTCTTCATCCTCCCGCCGGAGGTGGTGGAACCCGCCTGCCAACGGGTCATTGAAAGCTTCGACGGTATAGTTCCCCACTTCTACGACCAGGACGACCAGGAACGAGGATACATCCTTTCCACGGACCGCAAGGGAAACCCCCAACAGTTCGCCATGATGTCCGTCTCCATTGCCGTGGTTTTCAATACGGACGGTCGGCTCAAACACTTCGGCGAAGCGTCCCAGATCGCCATGAACCTGAAGAAAAAAGCAAAATCCATCCCCGGCAGTTCCTATGTCCTGGACCGCAGACAGTCCTGA